From a single Collibacillus ludicampi genomic region:
- a CDS encoding DMT family transporter — protein sequence MKARLFLVLANLFWAGNYIFGKYVVADMSPVWLTFLRWCLALLFLIPISYRTEKPDYKAVLKTYWLSLAVLGLLGIIGYNLLLYASLRYTSAVNASLVNALCPAMIVLFSLVLLKERVTWLQIGGFFLSLIGVVFVLTKGNVAYVFQTHYNRGDLLMFAADFVWTLYSVVGKRIDVPPITATTLSVAFSVVMLLPFVVAHPIRFAGVSALAWSGIIYIWLFPSVCSFVFWNIGVKKIGANQAGIYLNLLTLFTVIIGSLTGEKLLLSQIAGGVLIILGVVATTGSSKKAMRARESDKVAQSN from the coding sequence ATGAAAGCGAGATTGTTTCTGGTTTTAGCGAACCTGTTTTGGGCGGGAAATTACATATTCGGGAAATATGTGGTGGCGGACATGAGCCCCGTTTGGCTCACTTTTTTGAGGTGGTGCTTGGCTCTCCTGTTTCTCATCCCCATTTCTTATAGAACGGAAAAGCCGGACTACAAAGCTGTACTGAAGACGTATTGGCTATCTTTGGCAGTTCTAGGGCTTCTCGGCATCATCGGCTACAACCTGCTGCTGTACGCTTCCCTTCGATACACCTCGGCGGTCAACGCGTCTTTGGTTAACGCGTTGTGTCCGGCGATGATTGTCCTTTTTTCTTTGGTTTTGCTCAAAGAGAGGGTGACTTGGCTTCAGATTGGCGGGTTCTTTCTATCGCTGATCGGAGTGGTTTTCGTTCTGACAAAGGGAAACGTCGCCTATGTCTTCCAGACACACTATAACCGTGGGGACTTGCTGATGTTCGCGGCTGACTTCGTGTGGACGCTCTATTCGGTTGTGGGTAAGCGGATAGACGTTCCACCGATTACCGCAACAACGCTATCGGTCGCGTTCAGTGTCGTCATGTTGCTGCCTTTCGTGGTTGCCCATCCGATCCGTTTTGCAGGCGTCAGCGCGCTGGCGTGGAGTGGGATCATTTACATATGGCTGTTCCCCTCGGTCTGCTCGTTCGTTTTTTGGAACATCGGTGTGAAGAAGATCGGCGCCAATCAAGCGGGGATTTACCTAAACCTTCTTACTCTCTTTACCGTCATCATCGGTTCGCTGACGGGGGAGAAACTTCTCCTTTCCCAAATCGCTGGAGGGGTTTTGATCATTTTGGGAGTCGTCGCGACCACCGGAAGCTCTAAAAAAGCCATGAGGGCGCGCGAATCAGATAAGGTGGCACAATCGAATTGA
- a CDS encoding NADPH:quinone oxidoreductase family protein, whose product MTEFRALVVDKKEDRFTVEIKSLTFSDLPKGDVTIQVAYSSVNYKDGLAAIPNGNIVRSYPFVPGIDLAGTVISSDDPRFREGDKVLATSYEIGVSHYGGFSQYARIPAEWVVPLPEGLSLKEAMVFGTAGFTAALSIQRLEEFGLHPDLGSVLVTGATGGVGSFAVAMLSKLGYEVVASTGKASEHEYLLRLGAKQVIPREELIPEKIRPLDKQRWAGAVDPVGGRTLAYILSTLKYGGSVAVSGLTGGSDLQTTVFPFILRGVNLIGIDSVYCPMEIRVNLWKRMATDLKPETLLTDIAQDVTLDELPEVLSRILKGEIRGRTIVKL is encoded by the coding sequence ATGACAGAATTTCGTGCGCTCGTAGTCGACAAGAAAGAGGATCGTTTTACCGTTGAAATCAAGTCATTGACCTTCAGCGATCTGCCGAAAGGTGATGTAACGATTCAAGTTGCCTATTCTAGTGTCAATTACAAAGACGGCCTGGCTGCCATCCCAAACGGCAATATTGTGAGATCTTACCCGTTTGTTCCTGGAATTGACCTGGCTGGTACCGTGATCTCCTCTGATGATCCGAGATTTCGGGAAGGCGACAAAGTATTGGCCACATCTTACGAAATCGGCGTCTCCCATTACGGCGGTTTCAGCCAATATGCCCGAATTCCTGCAGAGTGGGTTGTTCCGCTTCCAGAAGGACTTTCTCTGAAAGAAGCAATGGTCTTTGGAACCGCGGGGTTTACAGCCGCTTTGTCGATTCAACGATTGGAAGAGTTCGGTTTGCATCCTGATTTAGGATCAGTTTTGGTCACAGGAGCGACGGGAGGAGTCGGTAGTTTTGCTGTTGCAATGCTGTCCAAGTTAGGATACGAAGTTGTCGCTAGTACGGGTAAAGCCTCGGAGCACGAGTACTTATTACGCCTTGGTGCCAAGCAAGTCATTCCAAGGGAAGAGCTGATACCTGAAAAAATCCGCCCGCTAGACAAACAGCGGTGGGCAGGAGCTGTCGATCCAGTGGGCGGCAGAACCCTTGCCTACATCCTCAGTACATTAAAATATGGAGGATCTGTCGCTGTCAGCGGATTGACGGGCGGAAGCGATCTGCAGACGACAGTCTTTCCTTTCATTTTACGTGGCGTGAACTTGATTGGAATAGACTCGGTTTATTGTCCAATGGAAATCCGGGTGAATTTGTGGAAACGCATGGCAACTGATTTGAAACCAGAAACTCTTCTCACCGATATCGCTCAGGATGTCACGCTTGATGAATTGCCGGAAGTGCTCTCGCGAATTCTAAAAGGGGAAATTCGCGGCCGAACAATTGTAAAATTATAG
- a CDS encoding NRAMP family divalent metal transporter: MGDGPQYFSDQEGDIRGAFGTIRQEDTAPRKTWGARLRTLLTIMGPGLIVMVGDNDAGGIATYAQAGQNYGTSLLWVLLLLIPVLIVNQEMVVRLGLVTGVGHARLVFERFGRFWGAFSVGDLFIVNCLTLITEFIGIDLAMSYFGVSPYISVPMAALLLIAMTVTGSFRRWETFMYLFILANFLVIPLAIRSHPHAGSVLHDFCVPHVQGGLNSDALLLIISLVGTTVAPWQLFFQQSNVIDKCLTPRWMSYERADTIIGAFVVILGAAALIIATAFAFQGSNLLGAFTDAGAVAKGLAEKVGPLSGDFFAIILINASLIGAASVTLSTSYAFGDVFGIKHSLHRNWRDALGFYVSYTILILISGGIVLIPHAPLGLITTAVQALAGVLLPSATVFLLLLCNDKDVLGPWVNKMWLNVVSSIIVGVLVMLSFILAATTLFPDVNVRLLTEILAGILVIGLLVAGLLYFRHRGKNPTLLEPEQDRLTWRMPPLSTLPKPVWTKTRKLGMILLRGYLLVAVIMLIVKAVQLAFGH; encoded by the coding sequence ATGGGAGATGGCCCACAGTACTTCAGCGATCAAGAAGGCGACATTCGTGGAGCGTTTGGAACTATCCGCCAAGAGGATACAGCTCCACGTAAAACTTGGGGTGCCCGCCTTCGTACTCTGTTGACTATAATGGGTCCCGGTCTCATCGTCATGGTGGGCGACAACGACGCAGGAGGTATCGCTACTTATGCACAGGCCGGGCAGAACTATGGAACGAGTTTGCTGTGGGTGCTTCTGCTTCTCATTCCCGTATTAATCGTTAATCAAGAGATGGTCGTACGTCTGGGTCTCGTGACTGGAGTAGGCCACGCCCGTCTCGTCTTTGAACGTTTTGGACGATTCTGGGGGGCTTTCTCTGTCGGAGATCTTTTTATTGTCAATTGTCTGACTCTTATCACAGAGTTTATCGGAATCGACTTGGCGATGTCGTATTTCGGAGTCAGTCCATATATTTCCGTCCCAATGGCCGCATTGCTACTCATTGCAATGACTGTGACTGGCAGTTTCCGACGCTGGGAGACGTTCATGTACCTTTTCATCTTAGCTAATTTTTTAGTGATTCCACTCGCGATCAGGAGCCATCCTCATGCCGGTTCAGTTCTACACGATTTTTGTGTCCCCCATGTTCAAGGTGGCCTGAACTCGGATGCACTGTTGCTCATTATTAGTTTGGTCGGTACCACAGTTGCACCTTGGCAACTGTTCTTCCAGCAGTCTAACGTGATCGATAAATGTCTGACTCCACGTTGGATGTCCTACGAACGGGCGGATACGATCATCGGTGCATTCGTCGTGATTCTCGGTGCGGCAGCTTTAATTATCGCTACTGCTTTCGCCTTTCAGGGTTCAAATCTTTTGGGTGCGTTCACCGATGCTGGTGCGGTCGCAAAAGGTTTGGCCGAAAAAGTCGGGCCGTTATCGGGCGACTTTTTTGCGATTATATTGATAAACGCTTCACTGATTGGTGCGGCTTCTGTTACGCTCTCCACATCATATGCTTTTGGCGATGTGTTTGGCATTAAACATTCCTTGCATCGGAACTGGAGGGACGCTCTGGGCTTTTATGTCAGCTACACCATTCTCATATTGATATCCGGAGGGATTGTACTGATCCCCCATGCACCCCTAGGCCTCATCACAACGGCGGTGCAGGCGCTCGCGGGTGTATTGCTTCCTAGTGCAACAGTCTTCTTGCTCTTGCTGTGCAATGATAAGGATGTTCTTGGTCCTTGGGTCAACAAAATGTGGCTGAATGTAGTAAGCAGTATCATTGTCGGTGTATTGGTCATGCTCTCATTTATCCTTGCCGCGACAACCCTTTTCCCTGACGTGAATGTACGACTCTTGACCGAGATTTTGGCGGGCATTTTGGTGATCGGACTTCTAGTCGCTGGATTGCTATATTTTCGTCATCGAGGGAAAAATCCCACCCTTCTCGAACCTGAACAGGATCGCTTGACTTGGCGGATGCCCCCATTAAGTACGCTTCCGAAACCCGTATGGACGAAGACACGGAAGTTGGGCATGATCCTATTGCGCGGCTACCTGCTCGTAGCGGTCATTATGTTGATTGTAAAAGCTGTGCAACTCGCATTTGGACATTAA
- a CDS encoding sulfite exporter TauE/SafE family protein: MYQEWILLFLIGLFASFLGTLAGGGALITIPAMMLFGLPVQIGVATNKFSSGIASFSSVVTLIKQKAITLKQTLRYVFVAIVGGFVGAFFTSHVNEKTMNQVAIGLLIFVLLISIRKWNWEDQKQALSTKKMDLFWTFLIAIYDGGFGPGSSTFGILHYIKLTGAYIQAVHLTRILILGSCVGAFIIFYHTGYFVSVK, translated from the coding sequence ATGTATCAAGAATGGATTTTGCTATTTTTAATTGGATTATTTGCTTCCTTTTTAGGAACTTTAGCTGGCGGAGGAGCACTCATAACCATACCAGCTATGATGCTTTTTGGACTTCCTGTTCAGATAGGAGTAGCTACAAATAAATTTTCTTCAGGGATTGCTTCTTTTTCTAGTGTTGTTACACTCATAAAACAAAAGGCCATTACATTGAAACAAACATTAAGATATGTATTTGTTGCCATAGTAGGTGGATTCGTCGGTGCCTTCTTTACCTCCCATGTAAACGAAAAGACGATGAATCAAGTAGCGATCGGTCTACTCATTTTTGTTCTGTTAATTTCTATAAGAAAATGGAATTGGGAAGATCAAAAACAAGCGCTTTCCACTAAGAAGATGGATCTATTCTGGACATTCCTCATTGCTATATATGACGGCGGATTTGGCCCAGGATCTTCAACCTTTGGTATTCTTCATTATATCAAGTTGACTGGAGCGTACATTCAGGCAGTTCATCTAACACGAATACTCATTTTAGGAAGTTGTGTTGGAGCTTTTATTATTTTCTATCATACTGGATATTTCGTAAGCGTAAAATAA
- a CDS encoding transposase domain-containing protein, with amino-acid sequence MFSNTPRGAKASAIIYSIIETAKENGLHPYSYLTYLFEKLPNLDMKDKDSLDQLLPWSESLPLTCRAIKKNT; translated from the coding sequence TTGTTCTCCAATACCCCGCGTGGTGCAAAGGCGAGTGCGATCATTTACAGTATCATAGAGACAGCGAAAGAAAATGGATTACATCCCTATTCCTATCTTACCTATCTCTTTGAGAAACTACCTAACCTAGATATGAAAGACAAAGATTCCTTAGATCAGCTTCTCCCTTGGTCAGAAAGCCTACCGCTTACCTGCCGGGCTATAAAAAAGAATACGTAA
- the tnpC gene encoding IS66 family transposase: protein MPLYRQEQQFASLGIELSRQTLANWILYGANTWLSLLYDRMREHLLKQDILHADETTLQVLREPGRAAQTTSYLWLYRTGREGPAIILYDYQTTRASKHPRQFLSGFKGYLHVDGYAGYHGIPDVTLVGCWAHARRKFDEALKALPESKRSSPVAAKEGLNFCNQLFAIERDLKECTPEERYQIRQERSRPVLDAFWHGYVPRNRKCCPKCVRSGNLVLSEPVGKIRGVLQDGRLEIDNNRSERAIKPFVIGRKTGCSPIPRVVQRRVRSFTVS from the coding sequence ATGCCTCTCTACCGACAAGAGCAACAGTTTGCAAGCCTGGGGATTGAGTTGTCTCGTCAGACCCTGGCCAACTGGATCCTCTACGGAGCGAATACCTGGTTGAGTCTGCTCTATGATCGCATGCGCGAGCACTTACTCAAGCAGGACATTCTGCACGCAGACGAGACGACCTTACAAGTGCTCCGCGAACCGGGTCGGGCCGCACAGACGACTTCTTATCTATGGCTGTACCGCACCGGGAGAGAAGGTCCGGCCATCATCCTCTATGACTACCAGACGACACGGGCGAGCAAACACCCGCGTCAGTTTCTTTCCGGTTTCAAAGGGTACCTGCACGTCGATGGCTATGCGGGTTACCATGGGATACCGGATGTGACCCTGGTCGGTTGTTGGGCTCACGCCCGGCGCAAATTCGATGAGGCACTCAAGGCGCTGCCTGAATCGAAGCGCTCGTCACCGGTAGCAGCCAAAGAGGGACTCAATTTCTGCAATCAACTCTTTGCGATTGAACGGGACTTAAAGGAGTGCACGCCTGAGGAACGTTACCAAATCCGTCAAGAACGCAGCCGCCCTGTGTTGGATGCTTTTTGGCATGGCTACGTACCCAGAAACCGAAAGTGTTGCCCAAAGTGCGTTCGGTCAGGCAATCTTGTATTGTCTGAACCAGTGGGAAAAATTAGAGGCGTTTTACAAGATGGGCGATTGGAGATCGATAACAACCGAAGTGAACGCGCGATCAAACCGTTTGTGATCGGTCGCAAAACTGGTTGTTCTCCAATACCCCGCGTGGTGCAAAGGCGAGTGCGATCATTTACAGTATCATAG
- a CDS encoding IS66 family transposase zinc-finger binding domain-containing protein has product MKNHTLNPTPTTIEDLQKECDWLKKQNAELTAKLKWYEEQFRLSQQRRFGSSSERTNADQLELFNEAEVEADPTVEEPTLETITYRRSKKRGHRETLLENLPVETIEYRLPSEEQVCSCCGGSLHEMSTEIRQELKIIPAEVKVVKHVRYVYSCRRCEREETSTPIVTASMPAPSFREFGFFFQYGLYHESKICGEHASLPTRATVCKPGD; this is encoded by the coding sequence ATGAAAAATCATACATTGAACCCGACCCCTACTACAATAGAAGATCTCCAAAAAGAATGCGATTGGCTGAAAAAGCAAAATGCGGAACTGACCGCCAAACTGAAGTGGTATGAGGAGCAGTTTCGCCTCAGCCAACAGCGCCGGTTTGGCTCTTCGAGCGAACGAACGAATGCCGATCAGCTTGAGCTTTTTAACGAAGCCGAGGTGGAGGCAGATCCCACTGTAGAGGAGCCTACCCTCGAAACCATTACGTACCGCCGCTCCAAAAAACGCGGCCACCGGGAAACCCTGCTTGAAAACCTGCCAGTGGAGACGATCGAGTATCGCCTGCCATCTGAGGAGCAGGTTTGTTCGTGTTGCGGTGGTTCTTTGCATGAAATGAGCACGGAGATACGGCAAGAGCTGAAGATTATTCCGGCCGAAGTCAAAGTGGTCAAGCATGTCCGTTACGTCTACTCCTGCCGCCGTTGTGAGCGTGAGGAGACAAGTACGCCGATAGTCACAGCCTCTATGCCTGCCCCGTCTTTCCGGGAGTTTGGCTTCTTCTTCCAGTATGGCCTATATCATGAGTCAAAAATATGTGGAGAGCATGCCTCTCTACCGACAAGAGCAACAGTTTGCAAGCCTGGGGATTGA
- the tnpB gene encoding IS66 family insertion sequence element accessory protein TnpB (TnpB, as the term is used for proteins encoded by IS66 family insertion elements, is considered an accessory protein, since TnpC, encoded by a neighboring gene, is a DDE family transposase.), translated as MLSEASVERVYLASGSTDLRKSIDGLAVLVKEEFELDPFSPCLFVFCNRKRDKLKILRWEHNGFWLYYRRLEKGKFQWPAEASSVPLKISRRELRWLLDGLSLEQRQAHPAVTARTIV; from the coding sequence ATGCTAAGCGAAGCTAGCGTAGAGCGGGTATATCTGGCCAGCGGAAGCACCGATCTACGGAAATCGATTGACGGGTTAGCCGTACTCGTCAAGGAAGAGTTTGAACTCGACCCTTTCTCGCCCTGTCTCTTCGTTTTCTGCAATCGAAAGCGAGATAAACTGAAGATTCTTCGCTGGGAACACAACGGTTTCTGGCTCTATTACCGCCGGTTAGAGAAAGGAAAATTTCAGTGGCCAGCGGAAGCGAGCTCCGTACCGTTGAAAATCAGTCGTCGGGAGTTGCGTTGGCTACTCGATGGTTTATCTCTCGAACAGCGACAAGCTCACCCTGCGGTGACCGCGCGCACAATCGTATGA
- the tnpA gene encoding IS66 family insertion sequence element accessory protein TnpA, with protein MSHVELRKEWEVRIAAFRASGQSASAWCRAHQLKLHQFRYWLRKIEHKEAAVNPSSKWISVEVDGQTGESRNTLLVRVGQATVEIQSGFDPALLADVVRTLQTLC; from the coding sequence ATGTCCCATGTAGAATTGAGAAAAGAGTGGGAGGTACGGATCGCTGCTTTTCGGGCTAGCGGACAGAGTGCATCAGCATGGTGTAGAGCTCATCAGTTGAAGCTTCATCAGTTCCGGTATTGGCTCCGGAAGATTGAACACAAAGAAGCCGCTGTGAACCCATCATCCAAATGGATATCGGTAGAAGTGGACGGGCAGACTGGCGAGTCTAGAAACACCTTGCTCGTTAGAGTAGGGCAAGCAACCGTAGAAATCCAGTCTGGCTTTGATCCTGCACTGTTGGCCGACGTCGTGCGAACACTCCAAACGTTATGCTAA
- a CDS encoding LacI family DNA-binding transcriptional regulator, translating to MSTIKDVAKLAKVSVGTVSRYINGYKIKDENRIKIEEAINQLDFKLNPIARGLRTNKTFTIGVLIPRISDIFCTQVIEGIEEVLNPLNYSIIVCSANDNFEQQAEKMKYLQNKCVDGIIVMPVTSTELYGKEVVESGIPVVLIDRLVKDCELDAVISDNVNGAYSAVEMIIKKGHRKIGIIAGPQDIYTAKERLTGYLRALNDYHIEVNENYIEYSQYTKNGGIDAFNRLMSLEDRPTAIFTTNYPITVNSMKVMMEKGLRMGEDISLCGYDQTELFQMFNPPVSVVVQPTREIGIHAAEILLKRINGDYSRFPYIQRLKTHLISTDSVKTLF from the coding sequence ATGTCGACGATCAAAGATGTAGCTAAACTAGCAAAGGTATCCGTTGGAACAGTTTCACGCTATATCAATGGATACAAAATAAAAGATGAAAATAGGATAAAGATTGAAGAGGCGATTAATCAACTAGATTTCAAGTTAAATCCTATCGCAAGAGGATTAAGAACAAATAAAACTTTTACTATTGGCGTGTTAATTCCTCGGATTAGCGATATCTTTTGTACACAGGTAATCGAAGGGATTGAGGAAGTACTTAATCCACTGAACTACAGCATTATCGTCTGTAGTGCCAATGACAATTTTGAACAGCAAGCAGAGAAAATGAAGTATCTTCAGAACAAGTGTGTTGATGGCATAATTGTTATGCCAGTTACCTCGACAGAACTATACGGTAAAGAAGTCGTTGAGAGTGGAATTCCTGTTGTCTTGATCGACCGACTCGTGAAAGATTGCGAGTTAGATGCCGTTATTAGTGATAATGTGAATGGAGCGTATTCAGCCGTTGAAATGATCATCAAAAAAGGTCATCGGAAAATAGGGATTATAGCGGGACCGCAGGATATTTATACGGCAAAAGAACGTTTGACAGGGTACTTGCGTGCACTCAACGACTATCACATCGAAGTAAATGAGAACTATATCGAATACTCGCAATATACAAAGAATGGAGGTATTGACGCTTTCAATCGTTTGATGAGTTTAGAAGACAGACCAACTGCAATTTTTACAACAAATTACCCCATCACAGTAAATTCCATGAAAGTAATGATGGAGAAGGGCCTAAGAATGGGGGAGGACATTTCTTTATGCGGTTACGATCAAACAGAACTTTTCCAAATGTTTAATCCCCCTGTATCAGTTGTTGTACAACCGACCCGAGAGATTGGAATTCATGCGGCTGAAATTTTATTAAAAAGAATAAATGGAGACTATTCTAGGTTTCCTTATATTCAAAGGCTGAAGACTCATTTAATTTCTACAGATTCGGTCAAAACTCTGTTTTAG
- a CDS encoding substrate-binding domain-containing protein has product MKKFGKLALKMLLVSGMVFLSACGTQGAANQGSEKKSDKKDYVIGASLLTQQHPFYVSLKNAMEEEARAQGVQLNVSIANQDLNKQLSDIEDFITKGVDAIIISPVDSKGVTAAINKAKAAHIPVITVDIPAVGAEADAHVATDNLTGGKMAGEEMAKALGGKGKVAIIDYPTVQSVIDRVTGFKEALAKYPDIKIVADQPGITRAEALSAAQNIIQANPDLNGIFGFGDDAALAAVAAVKSAGKEDQIKIIGFDGMQEARNAVKNEKSFFSVITQHPDQIGKDGLDTTLKILKGEKVDKVISIKPGVFGKDGEKN; this is encoded by the coding sequence ATGAAAAAGTTTGGTAAGTTGGCATTAAAGATGTTGTTAGTTTCGGGTATGGTTTTTCTAAGTGCTTGTGGGACTCAGGGCGCTGCAAACCAAGGCAGTGAAAAGAAGTCAGACAAAAAAGATTATGTGATAGGTGCCTCATTATTAACTCAGCAGCACCCGTTTTATGTGTCGCTTAAAAATGCAATGGAGGAAGAAGCAAGAGCTCAAGGCGTACAACTCAATGTATCGATCGCTAACCAGGATTTGAATAAGCAGCTTTCAGACATAGAGGATTTCATTACAAAAGGTGTTGATGCGATTATCATTAGTCCTGTCGATTCAAAGGGTGTAACAGCGGCGATTAATAAGGCGAAAGCAGCGCATATTCCCGTCATTACAGTAGATATTCCCGCAGTAGGAGCTGAAGCTGACGCACACGTTGCAACTGATAACCTGACTGGAGGGAAAATGGCAGGTGAAGAAATGGCAAAAGCTCTTGGCGGGAAAGGAAAAGTAGCCATTATTGATTACCCCACGGTTCAGTCTGTTATTGACCGGGTAACTGGATTTAAAGAAGCTCTCGCAAAATATCCGGATATAAAAATTGTTGCCGACCAACCGGGAATTACAAGAGCGGAAGCTTTAAGTGCAGCTCAAAATATAATCCAAGCAAATCCTGATTTGAATGGTATTTTTGGCTTTGGAGATGATGCTGCACTGGCTGCGGTGGCTGCCGTTAAATCGGCAGGAAAAGAAGATCAAATTAAGATCATCGGATTCGACGGTATGCAAGAGGCAAGAAATGCTGTTAAAAACGAAAAATCATTCTTCTCCGTTATAACACAGCATCCGGACCAAATTGGAAAGGATGGTCTTGATACAACTTTGAAAATTCTTAAAGGGGAAAAGGTAGACAAAGTCATTTCAATAAAACCTGGCGTATTTGGAAAAGACGGAGAGAAAAATTAA
- a CDS encoding sugar ABC transporter ATP-binding protein, protein MSGEVVLEMNNIKKVFGKVVALSGVNLKVKKGQVHTLLGENGAGKSTLMKILSGVHQPDGGEIILKGERVRFQSPMDAQSRGISIIYQELSLCQNLSIAENIFANREPVKGLFINDREMNRAARDILDQIEMDISPTTLVKELSISQKQMVEIAKALSMNSEIIIMDEPTSALSSRETEVLFRIIEKLKETGVAIIYISHRMDELLRISDEITVMRDGNYIGTVKKSEADINSLIRMMVGRELKDIYPKRDYEIGSETLLEVEGYTKKGLFDDIHLKLRRGEILGIFGLVGAGRTDVAKAIFGITTPDAGTIKVKGNQVKITKPQDAIKHKIAFITENRREQGLVITDTVKRNISMVSIDTLLSKIGLLNEKTENAMAEKAVSKLNIKTSSIHQTVNNLSGGNQQKIVLAKWLETKPDILILDEPTRGIDVGAKREIYNIMRKLASEGVGIIMISSELPEVLFMSDRILIMRDKKIVKELQPSKTSQDEVMLYATGGR, encoded by the coding sequence ATGTCGGGAGAAGTCGTATTAGAGATGAATAACATTAAGAAGGTTTTTGGAAAAGTGGTGGCCCTCTCGGGAGTAAATCTAAAAGTAAAAAAAGGTCAAGTTCATACGCTATTAGGAGAAAATGGTGCCGGCAAGTCTACATTAATGAAAATATTATCAGGAGTTCATCAACCGGACGGTGGAGAGATTATTTTGAAAGGGGAAAGAGTTAGGTTCCAAAGCCCGATGGATGCGCAAAGTCGCGGGATAAGTATCATTTACCAGGAATTAAGCCTTTGTCAAAACTTGAGTATTGCCGAGAACATCTTTGCGAATCGTGAGCCAGTGAAAGGTCTTTTTATCAATGATCGAGAGATGAATCGGGCCGCTAGGGATATATTGGATCAAATTGAAATGGATATCTCTCCAACAACACTTGTTAAAGAACTTAGCATTTCACAAAAGCAAATGGTTGAAATAGCGAAGGCCCTCTCCATGAATTCGGAAATCATCATCATGGACGAACCGACATCGGCACTCAGCAGCAGGGAAACAGAAGTATTGTTCCGCATTATCGAGAAACTGAAGGAGACAGGTGTGGCGATCATTTATATTTCCCACCGTATGGATGAGTTGTTGAGGATTTCTGATGAAATCACGGTAATGCGCGATGGTAACTATATCGGCACAGTCAAAAAGAGCGAGGCAGATATTAACAGCCTGATTCGCATGATGGTTGGTCGGGAACTGAAAGACATCTATCCGAAACGAGATTACGAAATCGGTTCAGAGACTTTGTTGGAAGTGGAAGGCTATACGAAAAAGGGGTTATTTGATGATATTCATTTAAAATTGAGGAGAGGAGAAATACTTGGAATATTTGGGTTAGTAGGGGCGGGGCGTACCGATGTGGCGAAAGCCATTTTTGGAATAACAACTCCTGATGCCGGGACGATCAAAGTTAAAGGCAATCAAGTTAAAATTACAAAACCTCAGGATGCCATTAAACACAAAATTGCGTTTATCACGGAGAACCGGCGGGAGCAAGGCCTTGTCATAACGGACACTGTGAAAAGAAACATCAGCATGGTGAGTATCGACACACTTCTGTCTAAAATTGGCCTACTGAATGAAAAGACGGAAAATGCGATGGCGGAAAAAGCTGTTTCGAAACTAAATATCAAAACATCTAGCATTCATCAAACCGTGAACAATCTAAGCGGAGGAAATCAACAAAAGATTGTTCTGGCTAAATGGTTAGAGACAAAACCTGACATTTTGATTCTTGATGAGCCAACCAGAGGAATTGATGTAGGCGCAAAGCGCGAGATATACAACATAATGAGAAAGTTGGCAAGCGAAGGTGTAGGTATCATTATGATTTCTTCCGAACTTCCAGAGGTTCTGTTTATGAGTGACCGAATATTAATTATGCGCGATAAAAAGATAGTAAAAGAGCTTCAACCCTCAAAAACTTCTCAGGATGAAGTCATGCTGTATGCTACGGGAGGTAGATGA